A window from Candidatus Gracilibacteria bacterium encodes these proteins:
- a CDS encoding S-layer homology domain-containing protein has protein sequence MTFRALLSTAACLNLFWVLPAFAVSFESDIESGLIKRNAIQSEHFQFEFSDIIGNQADSDGDGVSDIIELIAESAEYSWDILVEEMNYEEPIETGEPIIVILDDNYEYLSSGALGITSVLTNDQPYIAIDPWMSPDYLVVTMGHEFYHAIQFGYDFNFAYTYQGINFAEATASWAEDVLFDTVNDYGLYIPDFLSYVDYSIFASIVPTGSLYEYGMNIWPRFLSEYYDNGIVKDIWETYFDSNISYDSDLKLYEAVSAVLDDEGDDLPTVFQEFTLWNLSLEEYEEGSLYPSVLILEGEESQEYTLSDENYAPALYGTNYLYFENSTGQNEFMFHIIKPEGVSFAVSLVPYDGESYDLSKARTQIIEGDEAMEAFLSLENIGAQDGVVAVISSLEIEFESGNNWEVFDQGYLYYYLGNYGLSEDAFQALMDGAQEEVETDQGEKEGEDIEDASDARSEGALTLSILSFDDNSATFSWNRVADEDIDSYELNYGTNSGSYSKSVDIENEYTTFATVTHLDEGETYYFSLSALDEDNDEIGDPSSELVVTPMEWIFEDVSYMDIHFDAIEALVEIGIFEGYSDGSFGPENEINRAELLKILVEGRGIEVDPSTNKNCFPDVREDWYAKYVCYAKNQGWIQGYSDGSFKPADPVNKVEALKMLFEVYEVELSQDAVVANLKYPDLDENAWYAVYVWKASALGVLEELTTANFNPDADRTRGEMAEELYRYLVVDGALRE, from the coding sequence ATGACATTTCGCGCGCTGCTTTCCACTGCCGCCTGCTTGAACCTGTTTTGGGTGCTTCCCGCTTTTGCGGTTTCTTTCGAGTCGGACATAGAAAGTGGTTTGATCAAACGGAATGCGATTCAAAGTGAGCACTTCCAATTTGAATTTTCAGACATCATTGGGAATCAAGCGGACAGTGACGGGGATGGGGTCTCTGACATTATTGAACTTATTGCGGAGTCGGCTGAATACAGTTGGGATATTTTGGTGGAAGAAATGAATTATGAAGAGCCTATTGAAACGGGGGAACCTATCATTGTAATTTTGGACGACAATTATGAGTATCTCAGCTCCGGGGCCTTGGGAATCACCAGTGTTTTGACCAATGATCAACCTTACATTGCCATTGATCCTTGGATGAGCCCGGATTATTTGGTGGTCACGATGGGGCATGAGTTTTACCATGCCATTCAATTTGGATACGACTTCAATTTTGCTTACACCTATCAAGGTATCAACTTTGCAGAAGCCACTGCCAGTTGGGCGGAGGATGTTCTGTTTGATACGGTGAATGATTACGGCCTTTATATCCCGGACTTTCTGAGTTATGTAGATTATTCCATCTTCGCCTCCATTGTGCCCACAGGAAGTTTGTATGAATATGGAATGAATATTTGGCCTCGCTTTTTAAGTGAGTATTACGACAATGGCATTGTGAAGGATATTTGGGAAACTTATTTTGACTCCAATATCAGTTATGACAGTGATCTTAAATTGTATGAGGCGGTTTCGGCCGTTCTGGATGATGAGGGGGATGATTTGCCGACTGTTTTTCAGGAATTCACTTTGTGGAATTTGAGTTTGGAAGAGTATGAAGAAGGCAGCCTTTACCCCTCTGTTTTGATTCTGGAAGGGGAGGAAAGCCAGGAGTATACTTTGAGCGATGAGAACTATGCACCAGCCCTGTATGGAACCAACTATTTGTACTTTGAAAACAGTACCGGACAGAATGAATTCATGTTTCATATCATCAAGCCGGAGGGCGTGAGCTTTGCGGTTTCTTTGGTTCCTTATGATGGAGAGAGCTATGACCTTTCCAAGGCGAGAACACAGATTATTGAAGGGGACGAAGCAATGGAAGCCTTCTTAAGCCTGGAAAACATCGGGGCTCAGGATGGAGTGGTGGCGGTGATTTCCAGCCTGGAAATTGAATTTGAGAGTGGGAACAACTGGGAGGTTTTTGACCAAGGCTACCTGTATTACTATTTGGGCAATTACGGGCTTAGTGAAGATGCCTTTCAGGCTTTGATGGATGGAGCTCAAGAGGAAGTGGAAACGGATCAAGGTGAGAAGGAGGGAGAGGATATTGAGGATGCCTCTGATGCTCGCAGTGAAGGAGCTTTGACCCTTTCCATCTTAAGTTTTGATGACAACTCTGCCACCTTTTCTTGGAACAGGGTTGCGGATGAGGACATCGACAGTTACGAGCTCAATTACGGAACAAACAGTGGGTCTTATTCCAAATCTGTGGATATTGAGAACGAATACACCACTTTTGCGACGGTGACGCATTTGGATGAAGGAGAAACTTATTATTTCTCCCTTTCTGCTCTGGATGAGGATAATGACGAAATTGGGGACCCCAGTTCGGAACTAGTGGTGACGCCCATGGAGTGGATTTTTGAAGATGTTTCTTACATGGATATTCACTTTGATGCCATTGAGGCCTTGGTGGAAATTGGGATTTTTGAAGGCTACAGTGATGGAAGCTTTGGTCCCGAGAATGAGATCAACCGAGCGGAACTCCTCAAGATTTTGGTGGAGGGTCGTGGTATTGAAGTGGATCCATCCACAAACAAGAACTGTTTTCCTGATGTCCGTGAAGATTGGTATGCCAAGTATGTGTGTTACGCCAAGAATCAAGGTTGGATTCAAGGGTATAGCGATGGCAGCTTTAAGCCTGCGGATCCTGTGAACAAGGTGGAGGCGCTCAAAATGCTCTTTGAAGTGTATGAGGTAGAATTGAGTCAGGATGCTGTTGTGGCGAATCTCAAATATCCCGATTTGGATGAAAACGCCTGGTATGCCGTTTATGTATGGAAGGCTTCTGCCCTTGGCGTTTTAGAAGAACTCACCACCGCAAACTTCAACCCCGATGCCGATCGTACTCGTGGCGAGATGGCTGAAGAACTTTATCGTTATTTAGTGGTGGACGGGGCGCTTCGAGAGTAG
- the secF gene encoding protein translocase subunit SecF, giving the protein MLSVKKMLAGKILVILLFAGALGFVDAKTDLKLGLDLKGGTQLDYAIDMSQVAEADQDQIVEGVKEVIRKRVDSLGVSEPNIFVSTVGSEKHIVVELAGITDLEEAKATVGKTIQLEFREENPNPQDDEQLSWATDAANAFLAQVNGGGEFMTLAEAAQEENSGEVRVEEVELTDISTLSTSLMAALQGREVNSIFGPFELDEGYTIDENGMGVANKGMTVVQVTDRKNEEEIREIEEEVSARHILVAFEGSETSAEGITRTKEEALTRIQEVQTKLSEGASFEELAKEYTDDPSGKETGGDLGAFGRGVMTDAFEEAAFALEVNSVSEVVETEFGYHLIQVYEKQEASSETISVEKVAFNKILFSTTPDPWLETPAMTGEHFERADVAFNQAYQPFVSITFNEEGATLFEQLTEKNVGKRIAIFVGGNLISAPNVNEKISGGSAQISGNFTLEEAQNLARDLNTGAIPAPVELVGQYNISASLGQEALDQSLFGGLIGVIVLALFMILYYRLPGLIATVALGIYSLLLLFVIKTALPTAVALLIALGVFGFAIHLILKNKDSGGEKFIAFVVTCFVLFFLTMVLSTKITLTLAGIAGVILSIGMAVDANVLIFERMKEELGNGRNLHQAIEEGFKRAWDSIRDSNFSSLITCIILFYFGSSIIRGFALNLALGILLSMFSAIMLTRTLLLAAANTKLADKLSLWGKPRTSRKVLLPIIQKSAIWGGISGLLAALALVAILIFPINWGIDFTGGTSLELHMDEGRTSEEISQKLEEVETALQGDFGTPHIVSTDQGNFLIRMKHMDEPTHQAIVSKLAEGQESFEEIRFTTVGPTIGETLKQKAGWALAITSVMIVLYIAFAFRKVTKEISAWKFGISAIVALLHDVLLVIGVFVVLGHFLDIEMDALFITALLTIMGFSVHDTIVVFDRIRENLHLRGEKDSLGEIANRALNQTMARSLNTSVSTLITITALFIFGADSIRIFVLALIIGMLAGTYSSIFIASPMLVWWTNWENRRK; this is encoded by the coding sequence ATGCTTTCCGTAAAAAAAATGCTCGCCGGTAAAATTTTAGTCATCCTCCTCTTTGCGGGGGCTTTGGGCTTTGTGGATGCAAAGACCGATCTCAAGCTCGGTTTGGATCTTAAAGGTGGAACCCAACTCGACTACGCCATCGACATGAGCCAGGTGGCAGAAGCGGATCAAGACCAAATTGTGGAGGGAGTAAAAGAAGTGATTCGAAAACGAGTGGATAGTCTGGGCGTTTCGGAACCCAATATTTTTGTTTCCACCGTGGGTAGCGAAAAGCACATTGTGGTGGAATTGGCTGGAATCACCGACTTGGAAGAAGCCAAAGCAACCGTGGGTAAAACCATTCAACTGGAATTCCGCGAAGAAAATCCAAATCCTCAAGATGACGAACAGCTCTCTTGGGCCACCGATGCCGCCAATGCTTTTCTCGCTCAAGTGAATGGCGGAGGGGAATTCATGACGCTTGCAGAAGCCGCACAAGAAGAAAATTCAGGTGAAGTGAGGGTGGAAGAAGTGGAACTCACCGACATCAGCACTTTAAGCACAAGCTTGATGGCCGCACTCCAGGGCCGCGAGGTGAATAGTATTTTTGGTCCTTTTGAATTGGATGAAGGCTACACGATTGATGAAAATGGAATGGGCGTGGCCAACAAAGGAATGACCGTGGTGCAAGTCACCGATAGAAAGAATGAAGAAGAAATCCGAGAAATTGAAGAAGAAGTGAGCGCCCGCCATATTTTAGTAGCTTTCGAGGGCTCCGAAACCTCTGCTGAAGGCATCACTCGAACCAAAGAAGAAGCCTTAACGCGTATTCAAGAAGTACAAACAAAATTATCTGAAGGAGCTTCTTTTGAGGAATTGGCAAAGGAATATACCGATGACCCCAGCGGAAAAGAAACCGGTGGAGATTTGGGAGCTTTTGGCCGTGGAGTGATGACCGATGCTTTTGAAGAAGCAGCCTTTGCCTTGGAAGTGAACAGTGTTTCCGAAGTAGTGGAAACTGAGTTTGGATACCACCTCATTCAAGTCTATGAAAAACAAGAGGCCAGCAGCGAAACCATCAGCGTCGAAAAAGTGGCCTTCAACAAGATTCTCTTCAGCACCACTCCTGACCCATGGCTGGAGACACCTGCCATGACCGGAGAACACTTCGAACGAGCCGATGTGGCCTTCAACCAGGCCTACCAACCTTTTGTGAGCATCACATTCAATGAGGAAGGCGCCACACTGTTTGAACAACTCACCGAGAAAAATGTGGGCAAACGAATCGCTATTTTTGTGGGAGGAAACCTAATCTCCGCCCCCAATGTGAATGAAAAGATCAGCGGAGGTTCCGCTCAAATCAGTGGAAACTTCACTCTGGAAGAAGCTCAAAATTTAGCTCGAGACCTCAACACCGGTGCCATTCCGGCACCCGTTGAGTTGGTGGGACAGTACAACATCAGCGCCTCACTGGGGCAAGAAGCTTTGGATCAAAGCCTTTTTGGAGGTTTGATTGGAGTGATTGTACTGGCTCTCTTTATGATTCTCTACTACCGTCTCCCGGGACTCATCGCCACCGTGGCCTTGGGCATTTACTCTCTCCTGCTCCTCTTTGTCATCAAAACCGCCCTTCCCACCGCAGTGGCCTTGCTCATTGCCCTTGGAGTGTTTGGTTTTGCCATACACCTCATTCTTAAGAACAAAGATTCCGGCGGAGAAAAATTCATCGCCTTTGTGGTGACCTGTTTTGTCCTCTTCTTCCTCACCATGGTCCTCTCCACCAAAATCACCCTCACCTTGGCGGGTATCGCCGGAGTGATCCTTTCCATTGGAATGGCCGTGGATGCCAATGTACTCATCTTTGAACGCATGAAAGAAGAACTCGGCAATGGACGAAACCTCCATCAAGCCATTGAAGAAGGATTCAAACGAGCCTGGGACTCCATCCGCGATTCCAACTTCTCTTCCCTCATCACTTGTATCATTCTCTTTTACTTTGGCTCCTCCATCATCCGTGGATTTGCGCTCAACCTCGCGCTCGGAATTCTGCTTTCCATGTTCAGCGCCATCATGCTCACAAGAACCCTGCTCCTAGCTGCCGCCAACACCAAACTGGCCGACAAATTGAGCTTGTGGGGAAAACCTCGCACCTCTCGCAAAGTCTTGCTGCCCATCATTCAAAAGAGTGCCATCTGGGGTGGAATCTCCGGGCTGCTCGCTGCGCTCGCTCTTGTGGCAATCCTTATCTTCCCCATCAACTGGGGTATCGATTTCACCGGAGGAACCTCCTTGGAACTGCACATGGACGAAGGCCGCACCAGCGAAGAAATCAGCCAAAAACTCGAAGAAGTGGAAACGGCTCTTCAAGGAGACTTTGGAACGCCTCACATCGTGAGCACCGACCAAGGCAATTTCTTGATCCGCATGAAACACATGGATGAACCGACCCATCAAGCCATTGTGAGCAAACTGGCCGAAGGTCAGGAATCTTTTGAAGAAATCCGCTTCACCACCGTTGGACCCACAATTGGTGAAACCCTCAAACAAAAAGCCGGATGGGCTTTGGCCATCACCTCCGTGATGATTGTGCTTTACATTGCTTTTGCCTTCCGAAAAGTGACCAAAGAAATCAGTGCGTGGAAATTTGGAATTTCCGCCATTGTGGCCTTATTGCACGATGTGCTCCTCGTCATTGGAGTCTTTGTGGTGCTTGGGCACTTCCTGGACATTGAGATGGATGCCCTCTTCATCACTGCCTTGCTCACCATCATGGGATTCTCCGTCCACGATACCATCGTGGTCTTCGATCGTATTCGTGAGAATCTTCATTTGCGTGGAGAAAAAGACAGTTTGGGAGAAATTGCCAACAGAGCTTTGAATCAAACCATGGCTCGATCCCTCAACACTTCTGTTTCAACCCTCATCACCATCACGGCACTCTTCATTTTTGGCGCCGACAGCATCCGAATCTTCGTACTCGCCCTCATCATCGGAATGCTTGCCGGAACCTATTCCTCCATTTTCATCGCCAGCCCCATGTTGGTATGGTGGACCAACTGGGAAAATCGACGGAAATAG
- a CDS encoding prepilin peptidase produces the protein MLIPRLHKGETGIVKGRSHCPNCKTVLRPQDLVPLLSFLALRGRCKSCKKPISWWYPLTELSSGLLLALLYFQVQNWELFAFLVPNFFVLLFIFFYDLRYKEIHDAIMLPAILYAFVANFWIGDIQSAAFGGAIGIGFFGLQYLISRGRWLGSGDIRIGAFMGFMLGWPFTPLAIFMAYILGSTVGIFLLLSKKANGKTAVPLGPFLAAGTVLAFFLGDPILDLYFFALGKLGF, from the coding sequence ATGTTGATTCCACGACTGCACAAGGGAGAAACCGGAATTGTGAAGGGCCGCTCGCACTGCCCCAACTGCAAAACAGTGCTTCGTCCTCAAGACCTTGTGCCTCTCCTCAGTTTCCTGGCGCTTCGCGGCCGCTGCAAAAGCTGCAAAAAACCAATTTCATGGTGGTATCCACTCACTGAGCTGAGCTCCGGACTTCTCCTCGCCCTTCTTTATTTTCAAGTACAAAACTGGGAGCTCTTTGCCTTTCTGGTTCCCAACTTTTTTGTCCTGCTCTTCATTTTCTTTTACGACCTCCGTTATAAAGAAATCCACGATGCCATCATGCTCCCGGCCATTCTCTATGCCTTTGTGGCAAATTTCTGGATCGGGGACATTCAAAGCGCCGCCTTCGGCGGCGCCATCGGCATCGGCTTCTTTGGTCTGCAATATTTAATCTCAAGAGGGCGCTGGCTTGGAAGCGGAGATATTCGAATCGGAGCTTTTATGGGCTTCATGCTGGGCTGGCCGTTCACTCCGCTCGCCATTTTCATGGCTTACATTTTGGGCTCCACTGTGGGCATCTTTCTTTTGCTCAGTAAAAAAGCAAACGGAAAAACCGCTGTGCCCTTGGGACCTTTTCTTGCCGCCGGAACCGTGCTAGCCTTCTTCCTCGGAGATCCGATTCTAGACCTTTACTTCTTTGCACTATGAAAATTGTGATTTTAG
- a CDS encoding cupin translates to MNQTEIKEVLKPWGKEIWFANQPEYVGKILHIKKGHRYSLQYHERKKETQYLLKGQVKFYLGSDADHLDEILMNPGDKLDVHPGMIHRAEALEDAEILEVSTNDLDDVIKLSDDYGRSGKGNNFEKDAELHKDGPLVARPHNSPSANKTG, encoded by the coding sequence ATGAATCAAACGGAAATTAAAGAAGTCCTCAAACCTTGGGGCAAAGAAATTTGGTTCGCCAACCAACCTGAATATGTGGGCAAAATTCTCCACATCAAAAAGGGCCACCGTTACTCACTCCAGTATCACGAACGCAAAAAAGAAACCCAATACTTGCTCAAAGGCCAAGTCAAATTCTACCTGGGTTCCGATGCCGATCACTTGGACGAAATTCTCATGAATCCCGGCGATAAACTGGATGTGCACCCCGGCATGATTCACCGCGCCGAAGCCTTGGAAGACGCTGAGATCTTAGAGGTTTCCACCAACGATCTAGACGATGTCATAAAACTCTCCGACGACTACGGCCGTAGCGGAAAAGGAAATAATTTTGAGAAAGATGCGGAGCTGCATAAGGACTGACCATTGGTAGCAAGACCACACAATTCACCTTCTGCCAATAAAACAGGCTAG
- a CDS encoding sugar phosphate nucleotidyltransferase, with translation MKIVILAGGVGTRLWPMSHPQKPKQFQKLVSSRTMLQETYDRVSFVKPEDIYISTNAQYKDLVKAQLPQIPEENLILEPSIQDTGPCIGLAAALIAKKDPEAVMAVVYADHLVQDREEFEQKLYTAELLAKEEDTLNIIEVKAKYPNTNLGYVRIGRMLGERDGVEIYEFKAFKEKPDYETAKRFLSSYSYLWNTGYYVWKVKTILEEFKTHLPKTYTQLMKIQAGESIETYYPLCDKISIDYGIMEKVDPSRVRIIPADLGWSDIGTFASLHEELADDPKSNLVKGDATAVDCEGSLIYNEGQEKIAAFGLKNMVVVSADGFTLICPKDKSSNLKELLNKLQNHESNGN, from the coding sequence ATGAAAATTGTGATTTTAGCGGGAGGCGTGGGCACAAGACTCTGGCCCATGAGTCATCCCCAAAAACCCAAACAATTCCAAAAACTGGTTTCCAGCCGAACCATGCTTCAAGAAACCTACGATCGCGTTTCTTTTGTAAAACCGGAGGACATCTACATCAGCACCAACGCACAGTACAAGGATCTTGTGAAAGCCCAGCTCCCTCAAATCCCCGAAGAGAACCTGATTTTGGAGCCCAGCATTCAGGACACGGGCCCCTGCATCGGTCTGGCCGCCGCCCTCATCGCAAAAAAAGATCCCGAGGCCGTGATGGCTGTGGTGTATGCAGATCATCTGGTCCAAGATCGAGAGGAGTTTGAACAAAAATTGTATACAGCAGAGCTCTTGGCAAAGGAGGAGGACACGCTCAACATCATCGAGGTAAAAGCCAAATACCCCAACACCAATTTGGGTTATGTGCGCATCGGACGCATGCTGGGAGAAAGGGACGGCGTCGAAATCTATGAATTCAAAGCCTTTAAAGAAAAACCCGATTACGAAACCGCCAAACGCTTCCTTTCCTCTTACAGTTACCTCTGGAACACCGGATATTATGTGTGGAAAGTGAAGACCATTTTAGAAGAGTTCAAAACCCACCTCCCCAAGACCTATACACAACTCATGAAGATTCAAGCGGGAGAAAGCATCGAAACCTATTACCCCCTCTGCGATAAAATATCGATCGATTACGGGATCATGGAAAAAGTGGACCCTTCCCGTGTGCGCATCATTCCCGCCGATTTGGGCTGGAGCGACATCGGAACCTTTGCTTCTTTGCACGAAGAGCTCGCCGACGACCCCAAATCCAACCTGGTAAAAGGAGATGCCACCGCAGTGGATTGCGAAGGCAGCCTCATCTACAATGAAGGCCAAGAAAAAATTGCCGCCTTTGGCCTCAAAAACATGGTGGTGGTGAGTGCCGATGGATTCACTCTCATCTGTCCAAAAGACAAATCTTCCAATTTAAAAGAACTTTTAAATAAACTTCAAAACCATGAATCAAACGGAAATTAA
- a CDS encoding restriction endonuclease, which yields MPIQAILPEHFREYRVRLGFANQNAVKNFFGAKDIPPSVDFNYIDQLNERLYEMIDRLNAAVGEKIKLKDAEAFKKEFVDEPFQIMKANAIFPVLNNQGRRPEQVYYSWMRGYIISNFFLKALEAIFRVDFSKIELIGDDDLKKIETFKRTPKADLEISLEGGPKLRIEMQAGFTGINDIKQHKVLEAKRVFQNLGLHTLGIHFDLYNGQVAFIKLDEIEEDNINWITRQQMEGQTVFNIDQNYFVWRITEDPRPYAEMMPDGPNPHEKNP from the coding sequence ATGCCAATACAAGCAATCTTGCCGGAACATTTTCGGGAGTACAGAGTGCGGCTGGGTTTTGCAAATCAAAACGCCGTAAAAAACTTTTTCGGGGCAAAAGATATTCCCCCAAGCGTGGACTTCAACTATATCGATCAACTCAACGAACGGCTCTATGAAATGATTGATCGGCTCAACGCCGCAGTGGGAGAAAAAATAAAATTGAAAGACGCGGAAGCATTCAAAAAGGAATTTGTAGACGAGCCTTTCCAAATCATGAAGGCCAACGCCATTTTCCCCGTCCTCAACAACCAAGGCAGACGCCCGGAACAAGTCTACTATTCCTGGATGCGCGGGTACATCATTTCAAATTTCTTTCTAAAAGCACTTGAAGCTATTTTTAGAGTGGATTTTTCAAAAATTGAACTCATTGGCGATGATGATCTTAAAAAAATCGAGACTTTCAAGAGAACCCCCAAAGCCGACCTGGAAATCAGCTTGGAGGGAGGACCGAAACTACGGATTGAGATGCAGGCCGGTTTCACTGGAATAAACGACATCAAACAACACAAGGTTTTAGAGGCAAAAAGAGTTTTTCAAAATCTTGGACTCCACACTCTTGGAATTCACTTTGATCTTTACAATGGCCAAGTGGCTTTTATAAAATTGGACGAAATCGAGGAAGACAATATAAACTGGATCACACGACAGCAGATGGAGGGGCAAACCGTATTCAATATAGATCAGAATTATTTCGTATGGAGGATAACGGAAGATCCAAGACCCTATGCAGAGATGATGCCCGATTGACCCAATCCTCATGAAAAAAACCCTTAA
- the priA gene encoding primosomal protein N', translated as MYAEILIQHAFARKQTALTYGVPAELNVKIGDGVLVPFQRGEKAGLVLRLHAHKPEFATKNILGLLNEEGLLQNWQIELAEWIAEYYFCSKYDAFRLMLPKNIFRKQIKERKSKPEVQKIKEEVIHTLTPEQGKIVKTILEEKPKVSLIRGITGSGKTEIYKHLIKNFIQKGEQCLLLVPEISLTPQLLHYFEAAFPEVTVIHSRISEGKRAKVWREIQSGKIHLVLGSRSALFSPFKKLGLIIMDEEHEWSYKQDQSPRYHARETALKCAELTGAQVVFGSATPSIETYFKAQNGEFALFELEERIAGTPLPTVQIIDMREELKARNFSIFSEVLEQKIRSTLEQKEQIILFLNRRGTSSSVLCRDCGFVLECPNCDLPLTHHARKFKKETLLCHHCGQMESFPELCPKCKGSRIKTIGVGTEKVETELRKLFPLARIQRADRDTMGKKDSFSDLHDRLHNREIDILIGTQMIGKGLDVPNVSLVGVILADLGLHIPDFRTSERIFQLLTQVAGRAGRREKQGEVLIQTYNPDHPSIFYSQTHDYKGFYEQEISARKESTMPPFGKILKLMISNKDQSFCENAAKKLEGELKAKAESLPLQIQIYAAPALLPRIKGQYQWNVLLQGQNPAALLKDLPEESLTNWRIDADPQISV; from the coding sequence ATGTACGCAGAAATTTTAATACAACACGCTTTCGCTCGAAAACAAACGGCGCTCACTTATGGAGTACCTGCAGAATTGAATGTAAAAATTGGGGATGGAGTCTTGGTGCCCTTTCAAAGAGGTGAAAAAGCCGGCCTGGTTTTACGGCTCCATGCCCACAAACCGGAGTTCGCCACAAAAAATATTTTAGGACTGCTGAACGAAGAAGGTTTACTGCAAAATTGGCAAATCGAACTGGCCGAGTGGATAGCTGAATACTATTTTTGCTCAAAATACGATGCATTCCGCTTGATGCTGCCAAAAAACATCTTTAGAAAACAAATAAAAGAACGGAAATCCAAGCCTGAAGTCCAAAAAATAAAGGAGGAAGTGATCCACACCCTGACCCCGGAACAAGGAAAAATCGTGAAAACCATTCTGGAAGAAAAGCCCAAAGTTTCCTTAATTCGAGGCATCACCGGTTCCGGAAAAACTGAAATATACAAGCACTTGATCAAAAATTTTATTCAAAAGGGCGAGCAGTGTTTACTCCTGGTTCCGGAAATCTCCCTCACTCCACAGCTTTTGCATTATTTTGAAGCAGCCTTCCCCGAAGTGACCGTGATCCACAGTCGAATCAGCGAAGGGAAACGAGCAAAAGTCTGGCGTGAGATTCAATCCGGAAAAATTCATTTGGTCTTGGGTTCTCGCAGCGCTCTCTTTTCTCCCTTTAAAAAACTGGGACTCATCATTATGGATGAAGAACACGAATGGTCCTATAAGCAAGATCAAAGTCCGCGATATCACGCCAGGGAAACCGCCCTAAAATGTGCGGAGCTCACGGGCGCCCAAGTGGTTTTTGGCTCTGCAACGCCAAGCATCGAGACCTATTTTAAAGCACAAAACGGAGAGTTTGCCCTCTTTGAGCTCGAGGAACGGATTGCCGGGACTCCGCTCCCAACCGTTCAAATCATCGACATGCGTGAAGAACTCAAAGCTCGCAATTTTTCCATATTCAGCGAGGTGCTTGAACAAAAAATTAGATCAACATTGGAGCAAAAAGAGCAGATCATCCTCTTTCTCAACCGTCGTGGAACCTCCTCTTCAGTGCTGTGTAGAGATTGCGGTTTCGTACTGGAGTGCCCCAATTGTGATCTTCCTCTCACACATCACGCCCGCAAATTTAAAAAAGAAACGCTACTCTGTCATCACTGCGGACAAATGGAAAGCTTCCCCGAACTCTGTCCAAAGTGCAAAGGCTCTCGCATCAAAACCATTGGAGTAGGCACCGAAAAAGTGGAAACTGAATTGAGAAAACTCTTTCCACTGGCTCGCATTCAAAGGGCCGACAGGGACACCATGGGGAAAAAGGACAGCTTCAGTGATCTGCACGACCGCCTGCACAATCGTGAAATCGATATTCTCATTGGGACCCAAATGATTGGGAAAGGTTTAGATGTGCCGAATGTGAGCTTGGTGGGAGTGATTTTGGCAGATCTCGGCCTCCATATCCCGGATTTCCGCACTTCAGAGCGCATTTTCCAACTGCTAACCCAAGTGGCCGGTCGCGCAGGAAGAAGAGAAAAACAAGGAGAAGTGTTGATACAGACCTACAATCCGGACCATCCGAGTATATTTTATAGTCAAACTCACGATTACAAAGGGTTTTATGAACAAGAAATTAGTGCAAGAAAGGAGTCGACCATGCCTCCATTTGGCAAAATCCTCAAACTCATGATCTCCAACAAAGACCAAAGTTTCTGCGAGAATGCCGCAAAAAAACTGGAGGGAGAACTCAAGGCAAAAGCCGAATCCCTCCCGCTCCAGATCCAAATTTATGCCGCCCCCGCCTTACTCCCAAGAATCAAAGGACAGTACCAATGGAATGTGCTCCTTCAAGGCCAAAACCCGGCAGCACTACTCAAAGATCTTCCAGAGGAGAGTCTCACGAACTGGCGAATTGACGCGGATCCTCAAATCAGCGTATAA